One window from the genome of Myxococcales bacterium encodes:
- a CDS encoding response regulator, with product MAKLEDRNALRVLVVDDDADVAGLLRDVLESNGCEPTIVTDPTQAMDEIRRGEFHIVVLDVMMPVVSGMDLLAEIRAHDSDIAVVMLTGHPSLETAMRSIEHEVSAYLQKPFDIAELARVLQLIANRKGLATSGEAQLLSRLGVTVRETRKARGLTLKQLARRTGLSVSLLSQIERAETAASIASLYRLARALGMPMSELFTSY from the coding sequence ATCGCAAAGCTTGAAGATCGCAATGCGCTTCGGGTCTTGGTCGTCGATGACGACGCGGATGTGGCGGGGTTGCTTCGGGATGTCTTAGAGTCCAACGGGTGTGAGCCGACGATCGTCACCGATCCGACGCAGGCCATGGACGAGATTCGGCGCGGCGAGTTTCACATCGTCGTGCTCGACGTCATGATGCCCGTGGTCTCGGGGATGGATCTGCTCGCGGAGATTCGCGCCCACGATAGCGACATCGCCGTCGTGATGCTAACCGGGCACCCCAGCCTTGAGACTGCCATGCGCTCGATCGAGCATGAAGTGTCGGCGTATCTACAGAAACCCTTCGATATTGCGGAGCTTGCGCGGGTGCTGCAGCTCATTGCCAATCGCAAGGGCCTGGCGACCAGCGGCGAGGCGCAGCTGCTATCACGGCTCGGCGTCACGGTGCGCGAAACCCGCAAGGCGCGCGGCCTGACCCTTAAGCAACTCGCGCGGCGAACGGGGCTGTCGGTCTCATTGCTGTCGCAGATCGAACGCGCCGAGACCGCGGCGTCCATTGCGAGCTTATATCGCCTCGCGCGCGCGCTCGGCATGCCAATGTCCGAGCTGTTTACGTCGTACTAG
- a CDS encoding DUF3320 domain-containing protein produces MQIFPAAANLAAHLGVRLERVAGVYDRSATRTNPIEAAAVVRAVVEHLADPQRNHKSIAVVTFSRAQQQLVEDLLDAARRERPAIEAFFADTRPEPVIVKNLETIQGDERDVVLFSVGYGPDAAGKVAMNFGPLNRQGGERRLNVAITRAREQLLVFTSLDPAQLRVGDAGRGVADLAAFLQFAEARTTAKQAVAPPPNAVALAIGEGLVERGFAVRYGVGCSAYKVDVAVIDPDDPANLVFGIETDGPAYQLAPTARDRDRLRASVLGAMGWRLARVWSPDWLADPKRELTRLHTGLVNAIAASRASKKVGPSATATAVVTAAPPAATPPPSPTTATTDTPAPSARELAPYRMATLAKRKRESTWVYSGESSMALMQLMTEVIEREAPVHLDVLVARVADAVDMPRVTSKLTERVRGLIAGVGQLGRGDDAEFVWPKTADASQLHVPPRPPGESEAEARRALEEISVAELAGAALHILHANVAMERPALAKEIARLFGYPRPNERILVRLDQAVQRAVATGAAAADGARIVAK; encoded by the coding sequence TTGCAGATTTTTCCTGCCGCGGCCAACCTCGCCGCGCATCTTGGCGTGCGGTTGGAGCGCGTGGCAGGCGTCTACGATCGATCGGCCACGAGGACCAACCCGATCGAGGCGGCCGCCGTCGTGCGGGCGGTCGTCGAGCACCTTGCCGATCCGCAGCGCAATCATAAATCGATCGCGGTGGTGACGTTTAGCCGGGCGCAGCAACAGCTGGTCGAAGACCTGCTCGATGCCGCGCGCCGGGAGCGGCCCGCGATCGAGGCCTTTTTTGCCGACACCAGGCCAGAGCCGGTCATCGTCAAAAATCTCGAGACCATCCAAGGCGACGAGCGCGACGTCGTGCTTTTTTCCGTGGGCTACGGCCCGGACGCCGCGGGCAAGGTGGCGATGAACTTTGGGCCGCTGAATCGCCAGGGCGGCGAACGTCGCCTTAACGTCGCCATTACCCGTGCCCGCGAGCAACTCTTGGTCTTTACCAGCCTCGATCCGGCGCAACTTCGGGTCGGCGACGCCGGGCGTGGCGTGGCAGATCTTGCGGCCTTTCTGCAATTCGCCGAGGCCCGCACCACGGCCAAGCAAGCGGTAGCACCGCCGCCCAATGCCGTCGCCCTAGCCATTGGCGAGGGCTTGGTTGAACGTGGGTTTGCCGTGCGCTACGGCGTTGGCTGCTCGGCCTACAAGGTTGATGTGGCCGTCATCGATCCCGATGACCCAGCCAACTTGGTGTTTGGCATCGAGACCGACGGCCCGGCCTATCAATTGGCGCCGACGGCGCGCGATCGCGATCGTCTGCGCGCCTCGGTGCTCGGCGCCATGGGCTGGCGGTTAGCGCGCGTGTGGAGCCCCGACTGGCTAGCCGATCCGAAGCGCGAGCTGACGCGGTTGCACACCGGCCTGGTCAATGCGATTGCGGCGTCGCGGGCGAGCAAAAAGGTCGGGCCTTCCGCGACGGCCACTGCAGTCGTTACGGCGGCGCCACCTGCGGCCACGCCGCCACCATCGCCGACAACCGCGACCACGGATACCCCAGCGCCGTCCGCGCGTGAGCTCGCGCCGTATCGCATGGCCACGCTTGCCAAGCGCAAACGCGAGTCGACGTGGGTGTATTCCGGAGAGTCGTCGATGGCGCTCATGCAATTGATGACCGAGGTCATCGAGCGCGAGGCGCCGGTTCACCTCGACGTGCTGGTCGCGCGCGTCGCCGACGCGGTCGATATGCCGCGCGTAACCAGCAAGCTCACCGAACGGGTGCGCGGCCTGATCGCGGGCGTCGGCCAGCTAGGACGCGGCGACGACGCCGAGTTTGTTTGGCCCAAAACCGCTGATGCGAGCCAACTGCACGTGCCGCCCCGCCCGCCAGGGGAGAGCGAGGCGGAGGCGCGTCGCGCGCTGGAGGAAATCAGCGTCGCCGAACTCGCCGGCGCTGCGTTGCATATCTTGCATGCCAATGTGGCAATGGAGCGGCCGGCGCTCGCCAAGGAGATTGCGCGCCTCTTTGGCTATCCACGGCCAAATGAACGCATCTTGGTTCGCCTCGATCAGGCGGTCCAGCGCGCGGTGGCGACGGGTGCGGCGGCCGCCGACGGCGCGCGCATCGTCGCCAAATAG
- a CDS encoding DUF4011 domain-containing protein: MSELAPASPPRDASLPQAAIARLEVWQRSLLDLSLRNRMLDMRASKQILPFVGADPVAVAAAVGAEQALTVVAAPGVAALAAGASPHALCAALSDDEIDARLIHMARLARTQRDDGGVEVLWLAVGTLVWRERDDATSRRAPVLLVPVALTRRHARERYAVVARADEARLNLTLLEKLRAEWGLTPELPAVKEDGEHDVEAVFAAMRAALPSEPGWQLVPEVTLGVFSFAKFVMWTDLAQRAAAIAEAPVAGRLLSPGHAGGHAGPVFMEPADLDAAPVATTYTPLDADSTQLAAVMAASAGATFVLQGPPGTGKSQTITNLIAHAMAQGKRVLFVSEKMAALEVVQRRLTQAGLGDFCLELHSNKAQKRDVIADLGRVLERAWRPVGAAAGDDDSLARLREELNAYVVAIGTPLPLGFSFQRAVAEIEALAAVAVVPSGITVDPAHVASAEAFAAAQAHVSQFSQALEMVSPVATHPWRDSSLATWLPTRGERWRRPCRP; encoded by the coding sequence GTGAGTGAACTTGCGCCCGCATCACCCCCTCGCGACGCTAGCTTACCGCAGGCCGCGATCGCACGCCTTGAGGTGTGGCAGCGATCGTTGCTAGACCTCTCGCTGCGCAATCGCATGCTCGACATGCGCGCCAGCAAGCAAATCCTGCCCTTCGTTGGCGCCGACCCGGTGGCGGTGGCGGCGGCGGTAGGGGCAGAGCAGGCGCTAACGGTCGTTGCGGCCCCCGGCGTGGCCGCACTCGCCGCGGGCGCGTCGCCACACGCGCTTTGCGCAGCCTTGTCCGATGACGAAATCGACGCACGTCTCATTCACATGGCGCGGCTCGCGCGCACCCAGCGCGACGATGGCGGGGTCGAAGTGCTTTGGCTCGCGGTTGGAACCCTGGTGTGGCGCGAGCGCGACGACGCGACGTCACGGCGCGCGCCGGTGCTGCTCGTGCCCGTCGCGTTGACGCGGCGCCATGCGCGTGAGCGATATGCGGTGGTCGCGCGCGCAGATGAGGCGCGGCTTAATCTAACGTTACTTGAAAAGCTACGCGCCGAGTGGGGGCTTACGCCCGAGCTGCCGGCGGTCAAGGAAGATGGCGAGCATGACGTCGAGGCGGTTTTCGCGGCCATGCGCGCCGCCTTGCCGAGCGAGCCGGGCTGGCAGCTTGTGCCCGAGGTTACCCTTGGCGTTTTCTCGTTCGCGAAGTTCGTCATGTGGACGGACCTCGCGCAGCGCGCGGCGGCGATCGCGGAGGCGCCCGTCGCCGGGCGGCTTTTGTCGCCAGGGCACGCCGGCGGCCACGCCGGGCCTGTTTTCATGGAACCGGCGGATCTCGATGCGGCGCCAGTGGCGACGACCTACACGCCGCTGGATGCCGATAGCACGCAGCTCGCGGCGGTGATGGCGGCGAGCGCCGGCGCGACGTTCGTGCTGCAAGGCCCGCCCGGCACCGGCAAGTCGCAAACGATTACCAACCTCATCGCGCACGCGATGGCGCAAGGCAAGCGCGTGCTCTTCGTGTCGGAAAAGATGGCGGCACTTGAGGTGGTGCAGCGGCGGCTGACGCAGGCAGGCCTCGGCGATTTTTGTCTGGAGCTGCATTCCAACAAAGCACAAAAACGCGACGTCATCGCGGACTTGGGCCGCGTGCTCGAGCGAGCCTGGCGCCCGGTCGGGGCCGCCGCCGGCGACGACGACAGCTTGGCCCGCCTGCGCGAAGAGCTCAATGCGTATGTCGTGGCGATTGGCACGCCGCTGCCGCTTGGGTTTTCGTTTCAACGGGCGGTCGCTGAAATCGAGGCGCTTGCGGCCGTGGCCGTCGTGCCTAGCGGGATAACCGTCGACCCCGCGCACGTCGCCAGCGCGGAGGCGTTCGCCGCCGCGCAGGCCCACGTGTCGCAATTTTCGCAAGCGCTGGAGATGGTTTCGCCAGTCGCGACGCATCCGTGGCGAGATTCTTCGCTGGCGACATGGCTACCGACTCGGGGCGAACGCTGGCGGAGGCCTTGCAGGCCTTGA
- a CDS encoding serine/threonine protein kinase: MEGRTKITKEVLTEEARFILANVMAEAKYGRQNRYDEIQRVCEGAVSIPFDEYVVFLKNASYLKQERNSDELVVTSEGEQVVNGGNLAEFTERAVAHFKKLKASRTQGGAGQLSGGGAIMASGTARQEPQRAGVGGGEVVDARYEKLASIGTGGIGAVYRARQVPLSREVALKEIRELFGFFGEDQRGEIVRRFTDVVRAAAALAHPNIVAIHDVNLERDFPYVVTELAPNGSCRRLITDAEDIPLDVTMRYLLQTLHALRAAHAQRVYHRGLKPEQLLLDGYGNIKVSDFGFSRIVERDHALIRQVYVGMGNVAYMAPELYSDPMAAGAQADIYALGIIFYELLTRKLPGRRSPMPSQVNGSMPREMDDIFDRMTRDARGERYGSVDDVLDDIAKIEGYGAMVELTGVGLGGDPLASIKFRDAREGAVDLAGGRGNATVPKRPAKKP, from the coding sequence ATGGAAGGTCGCACCAAAATTACCAAAGAGGTGCTTACCGAAGAAGCACGCTTCATTCTCGCCAACGTGATGGCTGAGGCGAAGTATGGGCGACAAAATCGCTACGACGAAATCCAGCGCGTTTGTGAAGGCGCCGTCTCGATTCCATTTGATGAATATGTCGTGTTTCTCAAGAACGCGTCGTATCTCAAGCAAGAGCGCAACAGCGACGAGCTCGTGGTAACCAGCGAAGGCGAGCAGGTGGTTAATGGCGGGAACCTGGCGGAGTTTACTGAACGCGCGGTGGCCCACTTCAAGAAGCTAAAGGCGAGCCGCACCCAAGGCGGGGCAGGGCAGCTCTCGGGGGGCGGCGCCATCATGGCCAGCGGCACCGCGCGCCAGGAGCCGCAACGCGCGGGGGTCGGCGGCGGCGAGGTCGTCGATGCGCGCTATGAGAAGCTGGCCTCGATTGGCACCGGCGGCATCGGCGCGGTTTACCGTGCGCGGCAGGTCCCGCTTTCACGTGAGGTCGCGCTCAAGGAAATTCGCGAGCTGTTCGGATTTTTCGGCGAAGATCAGCGCGGCGAAATTGTGCGGCGGTTTACCGATGTCGTGCGCGCCGCGGCGGCCTTAGCGCACCCAAACATCGTCGCCATCCACGACGTCAACCTTGAGCGCGATTTTCCGTACGTGGTCACCGAGCTCGCGCCCAACGGCTCGTGCCGCCGACTGATCACCGATGCCGAAGACATTCCGCTTGATGTGACGATGCGCTATTTGCTGCAGACGCTGCACGCCTTGCGCGCGGCGCACGCCCAGCGGGTCTATCATCGCGGCCTCAAGCCCGAGCAGCTCTTGCTCGACGGCTACGGCAATATCAAGGTGTCGGACTTTGGTTTTTCGCGGATCGTCGAGCGCGATCACGCCTTGATTCGCCAGGTGTACGTGGGCATGGGCAACGTCGCGTACATGGCGCCCGAGCTATATTCCGACCCCATGGCCGCGGGTGCGCAAGCCGATATCTATGCCCTCGGCATTATTTTTTACGAGCTGCTAACGCGCAAGCTGCCGGGGCGCCGCTCGCCGATGCCGTCGCAAGTCAATGGCTCCATGCCACGCGAGATGGACGATATTTTTGACCGCATGACTCGCGACGCGCGTGGCGAGCGGTACGGCAGCGTCGACGATGTCCTTGATGACATCGCCAAGATCGAGGGCTACGGCGCGATGGTCGAGCTCACGGGGGTGGGGCTGGGCGGCGATCCGCTGGCGTCGATTAAGTTTCGCGACGCCCGCGAGGGCGCGGTAGATCTCGCCGGCGGGCGCGGCAATGCAACCGTGCCTAAGCGCCCGGCCAAGAAGCCGTGA
- a CDS encoding (deoxy)nucleoside triphosphate pyrophosphohydrolase has translation MRDRKIVVAGLITQATPSGPQRDGATVLLTKRRSDQLLPDQWELPGGKVEAGEHPEDALARELREELGVEAHIGAIWDAVFHAYPAFDVLMLIYKCALPAEAQPRAVEVADLAWVPATELAAYDVLAADIPLVRRMVRDGIPLWEPSSRAAGV, from the coding sequence ATGCGGGACCGTAAAATTGTTGTCGCCGGTCTCATCACGCAAGCGACGCCGTCGGGGCCGCAACGCGATGGCGCGACGGTGCTCTTGACGAAGCGACGCAGCGATCAACTGCTGCCCGATCAGTGGGAGCTGCCAGGTGGCAAAGTTGAGGCCGGGGAGCATCCCGAGGACGCGCTGGCGCGCGAGCTGCGCGAGGAGCTTGGCGTCGAGGCGCACATTGGCGCGATATGGGACGCGGTGTTTCACGCCTATCCAGCCTTTGACGTCCTGATGTTGATATATAAATGCGCGCTGCCAGCTGAGGCACAGCCGCGCGCCGTCGAGGTCGCCGACCTCGCCTGGGTCCCCGCAACCGAGCTTGCGGCCTACGACGTGCTCGCCGCCGACATTCCGCTGGTGCGTCGCATGGTGCGCGACGGAATTCCGTTGTGGGAGCCGTCATCCCGTGCCGCTGGCGTTTGA
- a CDS encoding DUF507 family protein, with amino-acid sequence MKLYASKIDAIAAEIIAKLAEDGDLEVSEAREAELDASAVLKEYIRVDKELTDRAKDILEIRGLPQSQLARTKRQLAEQRDFGLGEEGLSWICNQLLEAFMQSSHIDEVFADDATLRRKVKDIVKKHMELEDEMDREVRDRIKNLQEGTSAWDAEYGKVLDQIKTKHGVKE; translated from the coding sequence ATGAAGCTCTATGCCTCCAAGATCGACGCCATAGCCGCCGAGATCATCGCCAAGCTCGCGGAAGATGGCGACCTTGAAGTGAGCGAAGCGCGCGAGGCCGAACTCGACGCGAGCGCGGTGCTGAAGGAATACATCCGCGTCGACAAAGAGCTGACCGACCGCGCCAAAGACATCCTAGAAATTCGCGGCTTGCCGCAATCACAGCTCGCGCGCACCAAGCGCCAGCTGGCCGAGCAGCGAGATTTTGGCCTGGGCGAAGAAGGCCTGTCGTGGATTTGCAACCAGCTCCTCGAGGCCTTTATGCAATCGTCGCATATCGACGAGGTGTTCGCTGACGACGCCACCCTGCGCCGCAAGGTCAAGGACATCGTCAAAAAGCACATGGAACTCGAAGACGAGATGGACCGCGAAGTGCGCGACCGGATCAAGAATCTGCAAGAAGGCACCTCGGCCTGGGATGCGGAATACGGCAAGGTCCTTGACCAAATCAAAACCAAGCACGGCGTTAAAGAGTAG
- a CDS encoding CoA ester lyase, with the protein MTLHPREALFGGERPFPLVAACEHFAGSEKLIGKAFELQQTLGPIFDITMDLEDGAATGHEKRHATMVAEMLKSSRNVHGMAGVRIHDPTHPAWREDLDVVIGAAVDKIAYITIPKATSAAQVASVVTYLKAAVQAAGSLREIPVHVLIETHGALREVFEIAAVPWLAVLDFGLMDFISGHHGAIAASCMKSPGQFEHALLARAKSQVVASALGAGLVPSHNVTLDLKNPHQTYNDARRAKTEFGFLRMWSIYPTQIQAIVEAMAPDFAEVIAASEILLAAQAAAWGPIQHAGELHDRATYRYFWELLGRAKLAGHALPPAVQPWFR; encoded by the coding sequence ATGACGTTGCATCCGCGAGAAGCATTGTTTGGCGGCGAGCGGCCCTTCCCGCTCGTAGCCGCGTGTGAGCACTTTGCCGGCAGCGAAAAGCTGATCGGCAAGGCCTTTGAGTTGCAGCAAACGCTGGGACCGATCTTTGATATCACAATGGATCTCGAGGACGGCGCCGCCACCGGCCATGAAAAGCGCCATGCGACGATGGTCGCCGAGATGTTGAAATCCAGCCGCAACGTGCATGGCATGGCAGGCGTGCGGATCCACGACCCAACGCATCCTGCGTGGCGCGAGGACCTCGACGTGGTGATTGGGGCGGCGGTCGACAAGATCGCGTACATCACCATTCCCAAGGCGACGTCGGCGGCGCAGGTAGCGAGCGTGGTGACGTATCTCAAGGCGGCGGTACAAGCGGCCGGCAGCTTGCGTGAGATTCCGGTGCACGTGCTCATCGAAACCCACGGCGCGCTGCGCGAGGTGTTCGAGATCGCGGCGGTGCCGTGGTTGGCCGTGCTTGATTTTGGGCTGATGGATTTTATCTCCGGCCATCACGGCGCGATCGCCGCGAGCTGCATGAAGTCGCCGGGGCAGTTCGAGCACGCGCTGCTGGCGCGCGCGAAGTCACAGGTCGTCGCCTCGGCGCTCGGCGCGGGCCTGGTGCCCTCGCACAACGTCACGCTTGATCTTAAAAACCCACACCAGACCTACAACGACGCGCGCCGCGCCAAGACGGAGTTTGGCTTTCTCAGGATGTGGTCGATCTACCCGACCCAGATCCAAGCAATCGTCGAGGCCATGGCGCCCGACTTCGCCGAAGTCATCGCGGCCTCGGAAATCTTGCTCGCGGCGCAGGCCGCCGCGTGGGGGCCAATTCAACACGCTGGCGAGCTCCACGATCGCGCGACGTATCGTTATTTTTGGGAGCTGCTCGGACGCGCCAAGCTCGCGGGGCACGCCTTGCCACCAGCGGTGCAGCCGTGGTTTAGGTAG
- a CDS encoding zinc metalloprotease HtpX produces MANQLKTVALLGGLSAMIVLLGNYLAPGNLWLFGGIAVVMNFFSYFFSDRIVLRMNRAKEISQADDPQLFAMVGELAHAAELPMPRVYVMHDDAPNAFATGRNPRKGVIAVTTGIRRLLSERELRGVIAHELAHIKNRDVLIATIAAMFATAISLVASMLQWGALLGGGTRDGEGRSGLGAIGALAVAIVAPIAATIIQLAISRSREYLADETGAAIAGDPEALASALAKLERGNARVPMHTVAQSPATASLYICAPFSANAISGLFSTHPPIARRIERLRDLAT; encoded by the coding sequence ATCGCAAATCAGCTCAAGACCGTGGCCTTGCTGGGCGGGCTCTCGGCCATGATCGTGCTCCTGGGCAACTATCTGGCGCCGGGCAACCTATGGCTGTTTGGCGGCATCGCGGTCGTCATGAACTTCTTTTCGTATTTCTTCTCCGACCGCATCGTGCTGCGGATGAATCGCGCCAAGGAGATTTCCCAGGCCGACGACCCGCAACTGTTTGCAATGGTAGGCGAGCTGGCGCACGCGGCCGAGCTGCCGATGCCTCGCGTCTACGTCATGCACGATGATGCACCCAATGCCTTTGCCACCGGACGCAACCCACGCAAGGGCGTCATCGCGGTGACCACCGGCATTCGGCGGTTGCTCAGCGAGCGTGAACTTCGCGGCGTGATCGCGCATGAGCTGGCGCACATCAAAAACCGCGACGTCTTGATTGCAACCATCGCCGCGATGTTTGCGACCGCCATCTCGCTCGTGGCGTCGATGTTGCAGTGGGGCGCGCTGCTTGGCGGCGGCACGCGCGATGGCGAGGGTCGAAGCGGGCTAGGCGCAATTGGCGCGCTCGCCGTCGCCATCGTCGCGCCCATTGCCGCTACGATCATCCAGCTCGCCATTTCGCGGTCGCGCGAGTATCTCGCCGATGAGACCGGCGCCGCCATCGCGGGGGATCCCGAGGCGCTCGCCAGCGCGCTGGCCAAGCTCGAGCGCGGCAATGCGCGCGTGCCTATGCACACCGTCGCGCAATCGCCCGCAACGGCTAGCCTCTACATCTGTGCGCCGTTTTCCGCCAACGCGATCAGCGGCCTGTTTTCAACGCATCCGCCCATCGCCAGGCGCATCGAGCGCTTGCGCGACCTGGCCACCTAG
- a CDS encoding HEAT repeat domain-containing protein, translating to MRCLVNAGLLICIATVTPSVALAAPATFSWQATADAQAAHLASPVPETRYRAIAALATQSAATAGPLLLTVLAAEPLDVRSAQEAIAALAMVGYAPAVSTLASLLASPEPLLRGAAVRALASMHAVEHLKDVIRSLGDPEPTVRAIAAEALGVLAVPTQHRVDVVSPLVGRLQDKAVAVRLATIGALAKLQDPRARLAIAAAMSDANVDVRRAALTAAIEVAERSLAQSMVPLLRDPSAEVRALAARALGVLGDQDAVAPLLGVLAGAATAERGEILVALARLARQGHQPGSIAHALALATARGEPGAAMAVATMGAAFATTACAILDGTVRGDRALALEALARAPAEKSRDCVVRELGRNRSPVRPLFTALARIATPAAIADLAAYIADPDPDIARIALIMVAPHAGLDPRIIDLLLPMVDQPSIELASAALEGLGKTGDAAAIGPLLAVLAPNQTPARPLAVQRAAIDALAALRQPDALPALIELLTRGDAVTAMRAARAIATIGDPRAARDLTPLIEQNHSRRGLALQTLVLLAGAPGAKALPFSPAQWRSWASSPEPVLAHAAIAGLARLPTSAAQQSLLTIARTGAHEFAAQAACALLVQAIPTEVRSWIELLGHPSDAIGACAAEGIARLVWDAPMSEQLALALEALGKALDTRWATAINSSAALACARLAGHTLSDMVARRLASASQLGSPLVAYHARIASGATRLPTSKAVVPASTEIFSRVHHPDDDPRGMAGAGFVATRLCRDQRLGWAGYTDGQGWLPRASLIESDLREQFGEAQLASQLPVAGQLQPAP from the coding sequence ATGCGCTGTCTGGTAAACGCGGGGCTGTTGATCTGCATCGCCACCGTGACGCCCTCGGTAGCGCTCGCCGCCCCGGCGACGTTTTCGTGGCAAGCCACCGCTGATGCTCAGGCGGCACATTTGGCCTCACCAGTCCCCGAAACACGCTATCGCGCGATCGCGGCGCTGGCGACCCAATCCGCCGCGACCGCGGGACCGCTCTTGCTGACCGTGCTCGCCGCCGAGCCGCTCGATGTTCGCTCAGCACAAGAAGCCATCGCCGCGCTCGCTATGGTTGGTTATGCGCCTGCGGTCTCGACCCTCGCCTCGCTCCTCGCCTCGCCGGAACCCCTGCTGCGTGGCGCCGCCGTGCGCGCGCTGGCATCGATGCATGCGGTCGAGCATTTAAAAGATGTGATTCGGTCGCTTGGAGATCCAGAACCAACCGTGCGCGCGATCGCGGCCGAAGCGCTTGGCGTCCTGGCCGTGCCAACGCAACACCGCGTGGATGTCGTTTCTCCCTTGGTGGGCCGCTTGCAAGATAAGGCGGTCGCAGTGCGGCTCGCGACAATCGGTGCGCTCGCCAAGCTGCAAGACCCGCGCGCGCGGCTCGCGATCGCTGCGGCGATGAGCGACGCCAACGTCGACGTTCGGCGCGCCGCGCTGACCGCGGCCATTGAGGTGGCCGAGCGATCGCTGGCGCAGAGCATGGTGCCCCTGCTGCGCGACCCAAGCGCTGAGGTTCGAGCCCTCGCGGCGCGCGCCCTCGGCGTGCTTGGTGATCAAGATGCCGTCGCCCCACTGCTCGGCGTCCTCGCGGGCGCCGCGACGGCCGAGCGAGGTGAAATTCTAGTCGCGCTCGCGCGGCTTGCGCGCCAAGGGCATCAACCAGGCTCGATCGCGCATGCCCTGGCGCTTGCGACGGCGCGCGGCGAACCGGGCGCGGCGATGGCGGTGGCGACTATGGGCGCAGCCTTTGCCACCACCGCCTGCGCGATTCTCGATGGCACCGTGCGCGGCGACCGCGCGCTCGCCCTCGAGGCGCTTGCGCGCGCGCCAGCTGAAAAATCCCGCGACTGCGTCGTGCGCGAGTTGGGCCGCAACCGCTCACCGGTGCGCCCCCTGTTTACCGCGCTTGCGCGCATCGCGACCCCTGCGGCCATCGCCGACCTCGCGGCCTACATTGCTGACCCCGATCCAGATATCGCGCGCATTGCGCTGATCATGGTGGCGCCCCACGCGGGCCTTGACCCACGCATTATCGACTTGCTGTTGCCAATGGTCGACCAACCATCCATCGAACTTGCAAGCGCCGCGCTTGAAGGTCTTGGCAAAACCGGCGACGCCGCCGCGATCGGCCCGCTGCTAGCCGTGCTCGCGCCGAACCAAACGCCGGCGCGGCCGCTTGCCGTGCAACGGGCCGCCATTGATGCGCTCGCGGCCTTGCGCCAGCCCGACGCCCTACCCGCCCTTATCGAATTACTAACGCGAGGTGACGCGGTCACCGCCATGCGCGCGGCGCGCGCGATTGCGACGATCGGCGATCCTCGTGCGGCCCGCGACCTCACGCCGCTCATCGAGCAAAATCACAGCCGGCGCGGGCTTGCGCTGCAAACGCTTGTCCTCCTCGCCGGCGCGCCCGGCGCCAAGGCATTGCCATTTTCACCCGCGCAATGGCGCAGCTGGGCGAGCAGCCCCGAGCCCGTGCTGGCACATGCGGCGATCGCGGGCTTGGCGCGCTTGCCTACCTCCGCCGCACAGCAATCGCTGCTGACGATTGCGCGCACGGGCGCGCACGAGTTCGCGGCGCAAGCCGCATGCGCCTTGCTTGTCCAAGCCATACCGACCGAGGTACGTAGTTGGATCGAGTTGCTTGGGCACCCCTCAGATGCCATCGGCGCGTGCGCCGCCGAAGGGATTGCGCGCCTTGTCTGGGACGCACCGATGAGCGAGCAGCTCGCGTTGGCGCTTGAGGCACTGGGCAAGGCACTCGATACGCGCTGGGCGACCGCGATCAACAGCAGCGCCGCGCTCGCGTGTGCACGCCTCGCCGGCCACACGCTCAGCGACATGGTTGCGCGCCGCCTTGCCTCTGCCAGCCAACTCGGCTCGCCACTTGTGGCCTACCATGCGCGGATTGCGTCCGGCGCGACGAGGCTGCCAACGTCCAAGGCAGTAGTGCCCGCGTCAACCGAGATATTTAGTCGTGTTCACCACCCCGACGATGACCCGCGAGGCATGGCGGGCGCTGGGTTTGTGGCGACCAGGTTGTGCCGCGACCAACGGCTAGGTTGGGCGGGCTATACCGACGGCCAAGGTTGGCTGCCGCGCGCTTCGCTGATTGAAAGCGACCTGCGCGAACAGTTCGGCGAAGCACAGTTGGCGTCGCAACTTCCGGTTGCAGGTCAGCTGCAACCGGCGCCGTGA